A region from the Lentimonas sp. CC4 genome encodes:
- a CDS encoding AraC family transcriptional regulator translates to MKHPSIPVPLGNPDQIERAHYYSVPKDHACNSQVQLLHGGYQECRNSYHFRRDHYSHHCLVLITGGRGECWIDEHYSHLQTGTAYLYRPGSCWREKSDQSMPLRKHFAVFQADEWLNDDLLARSNPFIEVHPIRPAVALLETITSEAHTASETQAAVCQHLFDALLLKLRTTTETATPLVQDQAHRTYSQVLKLIEKDYLTLRSVDDIALKMNIDPSYIARLFKRYHDTTPYRCLIAMKMNHAMNQLLNTSDTVTKIALDIGFDNPFHFTRAFKTIHSIPPTHYRNQQS, encoded by the coding sequence ATGAAACACCCCTCGATACCGGTGCCGCTAGGCAATCCGGATCAGATTGAGCGCGCGCATTACTATAGCGTGCCAAAGGATCACGCGTGCAACAGCCAGGTTCAGCTTCTACATGGCGGCTATCAGGAATGTCGCAACAGCTATCACTTTCGCCGCGATCACTACAGCCACCATTGCCTCGTCCTGATCACAGGTGGCCGCGGCGAATGCTGGATCGATGAACACTATAGTCACCTGCAAACGGGAACGGCCTATCTCTATAGACCTGGCTCGTGTTGGCGCGAGAAAAGTGATCAGTCGATGCCGCTGAGAAAACATTTCGCAGTCTTTCAGGCCGACGAATGGCTGAACGATGATTTACTCGCTCGCTCAAATCCCTTCATCGAGGTCCATCCGATTCGCCCAGCGGTCGCCCTACTGGAAACGATTACTTCCGAAGCACATACTGCTTCAGAGACGCAAGCAGCCGTATGCCAGCATCTCTTTGATGCACTCTTACTCAAACTACGCACGACGACAGAGACCGCGACACCACTGGTTCAAGATCAGGCCCATAGGACCTATAGCCAAGTGCTCAAGCTCATAGAGAAAGATTATCTCACGCTACGCAGTGTCGACGATATTGCACTGAAAATGAACATCGATCCCTCCTATATCGCACGGCTCTTCAAGCGTTATCATGACACCACCCCTTATCGTTGTTTGATTGCGATGAAAATGAACCACGCGATGAACCAATTACTCAACACCAGCGATACGGTGACAAAAATTGCCCTCGATATCGGATTCGATAACCCATTCCACTTCACACGTGCTTTTAAGACGATCCACAGCATCCCGCCGACCCACTACCGAAACCAGCAAAGCTAA
- a CDS encoding carbohydrate-binding protein, with protein sequence MPEVPLIDRDTLILTTNDSPTQESDRAFFTQSTMGNYRTTRDGRIALHPGAQFIWNIVAPEKLSKHFVDTDPLTDGFNENIFIYEQGPRDSNKMGVMPTRNMGGVNRNISQRIKKRDGYSDAVFKQFAIGDVDPNSPYAEFDVTHGWIDVYKFYVYSYVQVNGNGPLDFRMNATEVKVKNPKTANAEFISIRPLPSSEWGGRPERDFMDVLGDVPPFLEPVVTADGQLLVVRINKGNWQYNHPNTGAPTAISYTDIVYAYSSDGTINGDPNDPTDGFDNLIPFSVAPYDKRINGEWENDGDPNTSGTTYGLAVHKFRDSFGNVIPEDGLFGGTYPWVDFKGDNIVFTTFQSNLNIGEDPVTGSKKLGVNPRYNNASRVAGADETFENSDPKMGFAVVGLWTRGKIIMMDNLINNIDYGIRKSYEYVRDTELYSDPVAANRWRLLGSGNSNGDGGDLNKPVAAGQNTAFFDSMENIFGYNEKMHPTLPYDVVWWVQDGVTTAQFPFDDYLNPNGFIVSRMNVGLEYLHLTNASNHTVTLKPHDGWDWVNDEFNAPVRFDNAATASPLAEGGWDTPQYGEAFPVKVGYANTITTNGVRVEPLANGGVHGKGVWLEDQWGVKYTVPNNGSKADGSNWYIGVFVDCRFSDGSDSRLLTFPDATEVSLTRMSGDDKVVIRQGGVLIAEFLVPDLNGWAHLGIQVMNAGKMVELYHNGFLLDYFEHSSALFQMNTASGNPGTLYLGSAQDGATSFRGWLDDFKVFAQSFDPEVCANHAGATLVGVESNTALANQAALYPELSHDNITFQLAALGGKTYARYAAYYDYTGDNKAHRFNLPAGVHSVRDDLLFPEAPLFHDGKRPESSFNMFCLNCHASGEPQGLGLDALAVNDALIARDDPRRQPMQPEPYIRGYVPQDYFVDLGYSATNSALVDSSSDGDRLIDRYILETLDPTVRTINSYTVYGQNQGADINLDNLSEGGVFNYAEYADWVTDPSSLAIVANPDAAQGSLVIDWVAPDSTGSVTRNDYPFTLFADDIYAVGEYPKNGQYTLTTTPYRNANGGGVSGVVGEISFRIKNMPVKAISFDYEPGGKDLTILPLKTVQGDKLGHTNSSWMRFDNFDFGTGAQTLTVRYATKNNNTRIEFRDGSDAGPIIASITTPSTGDWDAFQLRTMILPETVVGVKDLVVKFVGAVNLDTFQFIDTWTSEDIGSVTLPGAFTESSLKVIGNGDVWGQHDSFHFVHKELSGDFTMTARLAAFDKTARWSKAGIMIRDTLATDSLNIMTLLTDDKKIIRTQYRDGDQTSDNTQYVAHSSPGSTQSPWFRLQRVGNSFTSSYSQDGTTWMTSTTMTIPMSGDVYVGLAVSSQNNDLATANFANVTISE encoded by the coding sequence ATGCCTGAGGTGCCCTTGATCGATCGCGACACCTTGATCTTGACGACTAATGATTCGCCCACTCAAGAGAGTGATCGTGCATTTTTCACGCAATCGACGATGGGCAATTATCGCACGACACGTGATGGGCGTATTGCTCTGCATCCTGGTGCACAGTTTATCTGGAACATCGTTGCCCCTGAAAAGTTGAGTAAGCACTTCGTTGATACCGACCCGCTTACGGATGGGTTTAATGAAAACATCTTTATCTATGAACAAGGTCCGCGCGACTCAAACAAGATGGGGGTGATGCCTACTCGTAATATGGGTGGGGTAAACCGCAATATATCGCAGCGTATTAAGAAGCGCGATGGCTATAGCGATGCGGTTTTTAAGCAATTTGCAATTGGCGATGTGGACCCGAATTCTCCATATGCAGAGTTCGATGTGACGCATGGCTGGATTGATGTCTATAAGTTCTATGTATATTCTTATGTGCAAGTGAACGGCAATGGCCCCTTGGACTTTCGTATGAATGCGACCGAGGTGAAGGTGAAAAACCCCAAGACCGCGAATGCCGAGTTTATTAGCATCCGACCTTTGCCTTCCAGTGAGTGGGGCGGGCGACCTGAGCGCGACTTCATGGATGTTCTAGGCGATGTGCCTCCCTTTTTGGAACCTGTGGTGACAGCCGACGGGCAACTACTGGTGGTGCGCATTAACAAGGGCAACTGGCAATATAATCATCCCAACACAGGTGCTCCCACTGCGATCTCGTATACAGATATTGTATATGCGTATTCATCAGATGGGACGATCAATGGCGATCCGAATGACCCGACAGATGGGTTTGATAATCTCATCCCGTTCTCTGTCGCACCCTATGACAAGCGTATCAATGGCGAATGGGAAAACGATGGTGATCCGAATACATCAGGCACAACGTATGGCCTGGCAGTTCACAAATTTCGCGACAGCTTTGGCAATGTAATCCCTGAAGATGGCTTGTTTGGAGGCACGTATCCATGGGTCGATTTCAAGGGCGATAATATCGTATTCACCACTTTTCAGAGTAATCTGAACATTGGAGAAGATCCAGTGACTGGCAGTAAAAAGTTGGGCGTCAATCCGCGCTATAATAATGCATCGCGTGTCGCCGGCGCCGATGAAACCTTTGAGAATTCCGATCCGAAGATGGGATTTGCCGTCGTTGGCTTATGGACTCGGGGCAAGATTATTATGATGGATAACCTGATTAACAATATCGATTATGGTATTCGCAAATCCTATGAGTATGTGCGGGATACCGAGTTGTATAGTGATCCTGTGGCCGCGAATCGTTGGCGTTTGTTGGGCTCAGGTAATTCCAATGGCGATGGCGGAGATTTGAATAAGCCGGTCGCAGCAGGGCAGAACACTGCCTTCTTTGATTCGATGGAGAATATTTTCGGTTACAATGAAAAGATGCATCCCACACTGCCGTATGATGTAGTATGGTGGGTGCAAGATGGCGTGACCACTGCGCAATTTCCTTTTGACGACTATTTGAATCCGAATGGCTTTATCGTATCGCGCATGAACGTAGGCCTGGAGTATCTGCATCTCACGAATGCGAGCAATCATACGGTGACTTTGAAGCCGCACGATGGTTGGGATTGGGTGAATGATGAATTCAATGCACCTGTCCGTTTCGATAATGCTGCCACGGCTTCGCCATTGGCAGAGGGTGGTTGGGATACACCACAATATGGTGAGGCATTTCCAGTAAAAGTGGGGTATGCCAATACAATCACGACCAACGGTGTGCGGGTCGAACCCTTGGCCAATGGAGGGGTGCATGGTAAAGGTGTGTGGCTCGAAGATCAATGGGGCGTCAAATATACGGTGCCCAATAATGGCTCGAAAGCCGACGGAAGTAATTGGTATATCGGAGTCTTTGTCGATTGCCGCTTCAGCGATGGTAGTGATAGCCGCCTCTTAACATTTCCCGATGCGACTGAAGTGAGCCTCACACGAATGAGTGGCGACGATAAGGTGGTGATTCGCCAAGGTGGTGTGCTCATTGCCGAGTTCTTGGTGCCTGATCTCAATGGCTGGGCACATCTCGGAATACAAGTGATGAATGCAGGTAAGATGGTAGAACTCTACCACAATGGCTTCTTGCTAGACTACTTCGAGCATAGTTCGGCTCTATTTCAAATGAACACTGCATCGGGGAACCCCGGCACGCTTTATCTTGGCTCTGCGCAAGACGGTGCAACGAGCTTTAGAGGGTGGTTAGATGATTTCAAAGTGTTTGCGCAGTCCTTTGATCCAGAAGTCTGTGCGAATCACGCAGGTGCCACCCTCGTCGGGGTTGAGTCAAATACAGCACTGGCGAATCAAGCGGCGCTTTATCCGGAGCTTTCCCATGATAACATCACCTTTCAGCTAGCAGCCCTCGGCGGGAAGACCTATGCGCGCTATGCTGCATACTATGATTATACCGGAGATAACAAAGCACATCGTTTTAATCTACCTGCCGGCGTGCACAGTGTGAGAGACGACCTGTTGTTCCCTGAGGCGCCCTTGTTTCACGACGGAAAACGCCCAGAGTCCTCGTTCAACATGTTCTGTTTGAATTGTCATGCCTCGGGTGAGCCGCAAGGCTTGGGGCTCGATGCCTTGGCAGTGAATGATGCACTCATTGCGCGCGACGATCCACGTCGTCAACCCATGCAGCCGGAACCGTATATCAGAGGCTATGTGCCGCAGGATTACTTCGTGGATCTCGGCTATAGTGCTACGAATTCGGCACTAGTGGACAGTAGCTCTGATGGTGATCGTTTGATTGATCGCTATATCCTCGAGACACTCGACCCAACGGTGCGCACGATCAACTCTTACACCGTGTATGGCCAAAATCAGGGGGCGGACATCAATCTGGATAATCTCAGCGAGGGGGGTGTGTTTAACTACGCAGAATATGCAGATTGGGTGACGGATCCAAGCTCTTTGGCGATCGTCGCTAATCCGGATGCCGCACAAGGGAGCCTTGTGATTGATTGGGTGGCGCCGGACTCGACGGGATCAGTGACGCGCAATGACTATCCGTTCACTCTGTTTGCGGATGATATATACGCTGTCGGCGAGTATCCGAAGAACGGTCAGTATACACTGACCACGACTCCATACCGCAATGCTAATGGTGGAGGCGTGAGCGGTGTCGTCGGTGAAATCTCTTTTCGCATTAAAAACATGCCAGTGAAAGCGATTAGTTTCGATTACGAGCCAGGTGGTAAAGATTTAACAATTCTTCCACTGAAAACGGTTCAAGGCGATAAGCTAGGGCATACTAATAGTAGCTGGATGCGCTTCGACAATTTCGACTTTGGCACCGGTGCACAGACGTTGACGGTTCGTTATGCGACCAAGAATAATAATACCCGCATTGAGTTCCGAGATGGGAGTGATGCCGGACCGATCATTGCCTCAATCACAACGCCTTCGACTGGCGACTGGGATGCCTTTCAACTACGCACAATGATTCTACCAGAGACGGTCGTAGGTGTGAAAGATCTGGTGGTGAAATTCGTCGGTGCTGTGAACCTGGATACGTTTCAGTTTATTGATACATGGACGAGTGAAGACATTGGTAGTGTGACGTTACCAGGTGCCTTTACTGAGAGCTCGTTGAAAGTCATCGGTAATGGCGATGTGTGGGGGCAGCATGATAGCTTTCATTTCGTGCACAAAGAGTTGTCTGGTGATTTCACGATGACCGCTCGGTTGGCTGCGTTTGATAAGACTGCCCGTTGGTCAAAGGCAGGCATTATGATTCGTGATACACTCGCGACGGATTCGCTCAATATCATGACATTGCTCACGGATGATAAGAAAATCATTCGCACTCAGTATCGCGACGGTGATCAAACCTCAGATAATACACAGTATGTAGCACACTCGTCGCCGGGTAGCACTCAGAGCCCTTGGTTCCGACTTCAGCGCGTGGGCAATAGCTTCACGAGCTCCTATTCGCAGGACGGCACTACATGGATGACTTCAACGACGATGACGATTCCGATGTCCGGAGATGTCTATGTGGGATTGGCGGTATCCTCGCAGAATAATGATCTCGCAACAGCAAACTTTGCGAATGTGACGATCAGCGAGTAA
- a CDS encoding carbohydrate-binding protein, with protein MIKHRPHQRFGMFVVAACMLTTAVTINAQQFEVAFDHSSAASTWASDTIISDEEFTEILLDFTIDATDGTLSMDASTDAENQAEFVSAISTWSNSDLGTIADSRFHGMHFQLIGRIAGSSNPHKFSLIRNPIGLAAPSNSNVTNDDRRFDWDEKMVWTLNTTDPIRLELLEWSYTNHTSGSSLSVSDNNTDPIDLTGLTGAEVVRTYTMATPEDFDLTQQDWIQFRKPNNAVAGVALSGMKFRISHAHPSVVYRNGISMKTDRDDDYDRVIERLDHYMDLGIDLIRVTSNGDYFDNDKAYLRALEDPTKNYPFKVKLISNNSANGSADQLRDYLGNKSITTGVFDVWEPLLEDQMSYTLNQSLAKIRRHEHWDRVTSVVVPLGYSSEPKYPSDKLNPDGSTSKHYAFWCYSDHAKAHFRDTMEAKYAGQSPQQVWPGSPWSSWETVTVPNPGDETVEVWKDVVDWYRQSHLDFMYLAVRTLKKYTNKKPVIYIPGGAYNEAEYELAYTSKGLNAAGSVKTMKSIDSIFEVAINEGCDIQYTGLNRVGSREIVDAAIRKNFDGYIYGENAGNAAAGYNPHSLASITNEWGIDGIDFTWDTWIFGDGQNSYDVDENGNGVADLLEDPSPNEPYFTELKEGYAYIQDPQSPHPVDYNAVVGDLPEFIEAGDDESIWCNLGTGALYHLGYKTTRYDLATKVLVGSPEQAGGQLQGSTASINVFHPEWGFGQSQNVYVYVKYYNHGTGEIKLSYQSERGELIHPDRIVLDDTSSPGWKIKRFHISDAFFEGRIGGHDFRLSGVNTTEPIILNSVGLKRADTLQAVDFDAESDPTRVNFIRIMDDHVSYLKNNTWIRFEDINFSVDTNRLSVEVACPSSLIGGTIEVGIGSAASRANGGINMLVGQMAISSGLTADEATYTFETCTLNDVTGVHDLYLRFVGAEPSGNFFNLRSVAISSPGLDIGKELKLIDVADLESHHGNDDVVRFDEGADVISWIQNDSWIRIPFFNMGSGASKVKMNAASPAANGGTLSFSNYALDDGFASVGIDDSKFPGGWNIYEGHVYDVADMPQNRSTDLYLNFSGGGSFLYNLDTIEFIPDERWQIADINGATGGVFVHESTDHYTVGTASRDIWGSADTFRYVYRQHVGSTVTVTAKVSDFAAAHNWAKVGLMVREDLSPGARNAYACFTSQMGTARLQVRNTTGAGYGKNDLNTALATDAEQYIRLQRRGDEFRAFYSSDGIDWTEIGAPRTITGLSENAYIGIAICKGDTSAPAVQADVSQVAFDFETTWSERTLGDSNAAGSFTRIGNEGAITVNGAGGDHAASADSESHFAYRHIIDEDFRFTARVTGFALNGGAGRAGIMVRSVLDQRSPLVMTAVNQQGAFEFLEKFHYNSDAPSVMANGSAASGDHWVRLTRTKDTLSGFYTYDSYQSADGVNWTLIDSQRMDKIPDSAYVGCFVASGNSTTLESATFEEIQIERY; from the coding sequence ATGATAAAACACCGACCCCACCAAAGGTTCGGCATGTTCGTAGTAGCTGCTTGCATGCTGACGACTGCCGTTACAATCAACGCTCAGCAATTTGAAGTAGCGTTTGATCATAGTTCAGCTGCATCCACCTGGGCATCTGATACAATCATATCGGACGAAGAGTTTACGGAAATCCTGTTGGATTTCACGATCGATGCCACCGACGGCACCTTGAGCATGGACGCTTCGACTGACGCGGAGAATCAAGCTGAGTTTGTCAGTGCGATTTCGACTTGGTCGAATTCCGATCTAGGGACTATCGCTGATAGTCGCTTTCATGGCATGCACTTTCAGTTGATTGGGCGTATTGCCGGATCCAGTAATCCGCATAAGTTTTCGTTGATTCGTAACCCGATCGGTCTGGCTGCGCCGTCCAATTCGAATGTGACGAATGATGATCGACGCTTCGATTGGGACGAGAAAATGGTCTGGACCTTAAACACCACGGACCCGATCAGACTCGAATTACTGGAGTGGTCCTACACCAATCATACGAGTGGCTCGAGTTTGAGTGTGAGCGATAATAATACCGATCCGATTGATTTGACCGGGTTGACTGGGGCGGAAGTGGTGCGCACATATACGATGGCAACGCCTGAGGATTTTGACCTGACACAGCAAGACTGGATTCAATTTCGTAAGCCGAACAATGCCGTTGCAGGTGTCGCGTTGAGTGGCATGAAGTTTAGGATTTCGCATGCGCACCCTTCGGTTGTCTATCGCAATGGCATCTCGATGAAGACGGATCGTGATGATGATTATGATCGTGTGATTGAGCGTCTCGATCACTATATGGACTTGGGGATTGATTTGATCCGCGTGACCTCTAACGGAGATTACTTTGATAATGATAAGGCCTACCTGAGGGCATTGGAAGATCCGACAAAGAACTATCCGTTTAAGGTGAAGTTGATCTCGAATAATTCAGCCAATGGTAGCGCCGATCAATTACGGGATTACCTCGGAAATAAGAGTATCACAACTGGTGTCTTTGATGTGTGGGAACCATTACTCGAAGATCAGATGTCGTATACGCTGAATCAGAGTCTGGCTAAAATTCGACGCCATGAACATTGGGATCGTGTGACCTCTGTAGTGGTGCCTCTGGGCTATAGCAGTGAGCCGAAGTATCCTTCGGATAAATTGAACCCGGATGGTAGCACCTCTAAACACTATGCATTCTGGTGTTATAGTGACCACGCCAAGGCACACTTCCGTGACACGATGGAAGCGAAATACGCGGGTCAATCGCCACAACAGGTATGGCCGGGGTCGCCTTGGTCGAGTTGGGAGACGGTCACTGTGCCGAACCCAGGGGATGAAACTGTTGAAGTGTGGAAGGATGTGGTCGACTGGTATCGCCAGTCGCACTTGGACTTCATGTATCTCGCGGTGCGCACATTGAAGAAGTATACAAACAAGAAGCCCGTGATTTATATCCCAGGGGGTGCCTATAATGAGGCAGAGTATGAGCTGGCCTATACCTCGAAGGGGTTAAATGCCGCAGGCTCCGTGAAAACGATGAAGAGCATCGATAGTATTTTCGAAGTGGCGATCAATGAAGGCTGCGACATTCAATACACAGGGCTCAATCGAGTCGGTAGTCGCGAAATTGTGGACGCTGCGATTCGGAAAAACTTTGATGGCTATATTTACGGAGAGAATGCGGGGAATGCCGCGGCCGGATATAATCCGCACAGTCTGGCGAGCATTACCAATGAGTGGGGGATCGATGGTATAGATTTCACTTGGGACACCTGGATCTTTGGTGACGGGCAGAACAGCTATGACGTGGATGAGAACGGAAACGGCGTGGCTGACCTTTTAGAAGATCCTAGTCCGAATGAGCCCTATTTCACTGAACTGAAGGAGGGCTATGCCTATATTCAGGATCCTCAAAGTCCGCACCCGGTTGATTACAATGCGGTCGTGGGTGATTTGCCGGAGTTTATTGAGGCAGGTGATGACGAGTCAATTTGGTGCAACCTGGGAACTGGAGCACTGTATCATCTCGGTTATAAAACGACCCGCTATGACTTAGCGACCAAAGTGCTGGTGGGTAGTCCTGAGCAAGCAGGTGGTCAGCTCCAAGGCAGCACTGCCAGCATCAATGTGTTCCACCCGGAATGGGGCTTTGGGCAGTCGCAGAATGTGTATGTGTATGTGAAGTATTACAATCACGGCACTGGAGAGATTAAACTGAGTTATCAATCGGAGCGCGGTGAACTCATACACCCGGATCGTATTGTCCTCGATGATACGAGCAGTCCCGGATGGAAGATTAAGCGCTTCCATATTTCTGATGCCTTCTTTGAGGGGCGTATCGGCGGTCACGATTTTAGATTGTCGGGTGTGAATACCACGGAGCCTATCATCTTAAATAGCGTGGGGCTCAAGCGTGCCGATACGCTGCAGGCCGTCGACTTCGACGCCGAGTCCGATCCGACGCGAGTGAACTTTATTCGCATTATGGACGACCATGTTTCGTATCTGAAAAATAACACATGGATACGTTTTGAGGATATTAATTTCTCCGTGGATACGAATCGGCTGTCGGTCGAGGTCGCTTGTCCGAGTTCATTAATCGGTGGCACTATCGAAGTCGGCATTGGTTCTGCGGCTTCACGTGCGAACGGGGGCATTAACATGCTGGTGGGACAGATGGCGATCAGTAGTGGGCTCACTGCGGATGAGGCTACATACACCTTCGAAACATGCACCTTAAATGATGTCACAGGCGTGCATGACCTTTATCTACGCTTCGTCGGCGCGGAGCCGAGTGGTAACTTCTTCAACCTACGCTCAGTTGCGATCAGTTCACCGGGCCTTGATATTGGTAAGGAACTCAAGCTGATCGATGTGGCCGATCTCGAATCGCATCATGGCAACGACGATGTCGTGCGCTTTGATGAAGGGGCTGATGTGATCTCCTGGATCCAGAATGATAGTTGGATACGTATACCGTTTTTCAATATGGGATCGGGGGCTTCGAAAGTGAAAATGAATGCTGCGAGCCCTGCTGCAAATGGTGGCACCTTGTCGTTTTCAAATTACGCACTGGACGACGGTTTTGCGTCTGTTGGGATTGATGACAGCAAGTTCCCCGGTGGGTGGAATATCTACGAGGGCCATGTGTATGACGTCGCTGACATGCCGCAGAACCGATCGACGGACCTCTATCTGAATTTCTCAGGAGGTGGTTCCTTCCTGTATAATTTGGACACCATTGAATTCATTCCAGATGAACGCTGGCAGATTGCGGATATCAACGGTGCGACTGGAGGCGTCTTTGTGCATGAGTCGACGGACCATTATACCGTCGGCACTGCTTCTAGGGATATCTGGGGGAGTGCGGACACATTCAGGTATGTCTATCGCCAGCATGTCGGCAGCACAGTGACAGTGACCGCGAAAGTGAGCGACTTTGCCGCAGCGCATAACTGGGCAAAAGTAGGACTCATGGTGCGTGAGGATCTGAGCCCTGGCGCTCGTAATGCGTATGCTTGCTTTACGAGTCAAATGGGCACTGCGCGTTTGCAGGTGCGCAATACGACGGGTGCTGGTTATGGTAAGAATGACCTCAATACCGCTCTCGCGACGGATGCAGAGCAATACATACGCTTACAACGTCGTGGCGATGAGTTTCGCGCATTCTATTCTAGCGACGGTATCGATTGGACTGAAATCGGTGCCCCGCGCACGATCACTGGCCTCAGTGAGAACGCCTACATCGGGATTGCGATCTGTAAGGGCGACACGTCTGCGCCAGCAGTGCAGGCCGATGTGAGTCAGGTGGCTTTTGATTTCGAAACCACTTGGAGTGAGCGCACGCTGGGCGATTCGAATGCCGCTGGTAGCTTCACACGCATTGGCAATGAGGGAGCGATCACAGTGAACGGTGCCGGTGGCGATCATGCGGCATCTGCCGACAGCGAGTCGCATTTCGCGTATAGGCATATCATCGATGAGGACTTCCGGTTCACTGCGCGTGTCACCGGTTTTGCCCTGAATGGTGGGGCCGGGCGTGCCGGTATCATGGTGCGTTCCGTGCTCGATCAGCGAAGCCCGCTCGTGATGACTGCCGTCAATCAGCAGGGTGCGTTCGAATTCCTCGAGAAATTTCACTACAACAGCGATGCGCCCAGTGTCATGGCCAATGGGTCTGCGGCTAGCGGAGACCATTGGGTGCGATTGACGCGCACAAAAGACACGCTCAGTGGATTTTATACCTACGATAGTTATCAATCTGCCGATGGTGTGAACTGGACTCTGATTGACTCCCAGCGAATGGATAAGATTCCAGACAGCGCGTATGTCGGTTGCTTCGTAGCTTCGGGCAATAGCACCACACTGGAATCCGCCACCTTTGAGGAGATTCAAATCGAGCGCTACTAG
- a CDS encoding sulfatase: protein MKPPILKRLLRATLCVAALTQLATAKPEHTNFIIILADDLGYGDVNCFAATKGFQTPELDRMASEGMRFTQFYAGDTVCTPSRAALLTGRYPSRMNTKMGVFFPWSKNGLPKNEVTIAKMLKPKGYTTALVGKWHLGHVDGYLPTDHGFDTFWGVPYSNDMSQDGDMPLSENVQFFEGMTEADYKSYRPRAPKEASTKGYKDFKDKVPLMSGKEVIEWPVDQCYLTKRYTKKSIEFIEANKDKPFFLYVAHAMPHIPLFASPDFKGTTERGLYGDVVEELDWSVGQILEALRQNGLDENTIVLFTSDNGPWKSMKENGGSGGPLRDGKGSSYEGGFRVPTIFWAPSKIPAGSVNEAMATAYDVLPTVARISGAELPKRKLDGQDLAPLLAGQDMQNGRDEFMYSSRRVIRVGDWKYRKGKTNGGWSGVDKSLPNPEVEQLFNLKDDIGEQNNVIDQYPEKAEMLKQRLELIRQSLRKK from the coding sequence ATGAAACCCCCCATTCTAAAACGACTCTTGCGCGCCACATTGTGTGTGGCTGCGCTTACACAGTTGGCGACAGCCAAGCCAGAGCATACCAATTTTATCATCATTCTCGCCGACGACCTTGGCTATGGGGATGTCAATTGCTTCGCGGCAACTAAAGGGTTTCAGACTCCGGAGTTGGATCGCATGGCAAGCGAGGGCATGCGCTTTACCCAGTTTTATGCGGGGGACACCGTGTGCACGCCGTCGCGTGCGGCTTTACTGACGGGGCGCTATCCCAGCCGTATGAATACGAAAATGGGTGTATTCTTCCCCTGGAGCAAAAACGGACTGCCGAAGAATGAGGTGACGATTGCCAAGATGCTCAAGCCAAAGGGCTATACCACAGCGCTGGTCGGTAAATGGCACTTGGGGCATGTGGACGGTTACCTGCCAACGGATCATGGCTTCGATACGTTCTGGGGGGTGCCTTATAGCAATGATATGTCGCAGGATGGCGATATGCCATTGTCGGAGAATGTGCAGTTCTTCGAGGGGATGACCGAGGCGGATTATAAGTCTTACCGTCCACGTGCGCCGAAGGAGGCGAGCACGAAGGGTTATAAAGATTTCAAAGACAAGGTGCCGCTGATGTCGGGCAAAGAAGTTATCGAGTGGCCGGTGGATCAGTGCTACCTGACCAAGCGCTATACCAAGAAGTCCATCGAGTTTATCGAAGCCAATAAGGACAAGCCCTTCTTCCTGTATGTCGCCCATGCGATGCCGCACATTCCACTGTTTGCATCGCCCGACTTCAAAGGCACTACCGAGCGCGGCTTGTATGGTGATGTCGTAGAAGAATTGGACTGGTCGGTCGGTCAAATTCTCGAAGCGCTGCGTCAAAATGGTTTAGATGAGAATACCATCGTGCTCTTTACCTCTGATAATGGCCCATGGAAGAGCATGAAGGAGAACGGCGGTTCGGGCGGTCCTTTACGGGATGGTAAGGGAAGCAGCTACGAGGGTGGCTTCCGTGTGCCGACGATCTTCTGGGCGCCTAGTAAGATTCCTGCAGGTTCCGTGAATGAAGCAATGGCGACTGCGTATGATGTGTTGCCAACGGTTGCCCGTATCTCCGGTGCGGAACTGCCGAAGCGCAAGCTTGATGGTCAGGACCTTGCACCCTTGTTGGCTGGACAGGATATGCAGAATGGTCGCGACGAGTTTATGTATAGCAGCCGCCGCGTGATCCGCGTCGGTGACTGGAAATACCGTAAAGGTAAGACGAATGGTGGCTGGTCTGGAGTGGACAAGAGCTTGCCGAACCCTGAAGTCGAGCAGTTGTTCAATCTCAAGGATGATATTGGCGAGCAGAACAACGTCATCGATCAGTATCCGGAAAAGGCGGAAATGCTGAAACAGCGCTTAGAGCTGATTCGTCAGAGCCTACGCAAGAAGTAA